One segment of Ignavibacteriota bacterium DNA contains the following:
- a CDS encoding transposase — protein MAHSFVKLYVHATFHIARHGNLIPESKVEQLHAYLNGVFCQLGVNGCDIGGTEDHVHVLFLLPATILIGELIGRVKANSSRWMRQQGVRNFRWQIGYAGFSVSASGVNNVRRYIHNQKEHHRIMSYEEEVMLLFREYGIQYTKRFFEGADSDYV, from the coding sequence ATGGCGCATTCCTTCGTCAAGCTTTATGTCCATGCAACCTTTCACATCGCACGCCATGGAAACTTGATTCCTGAATCAAAGGTGGAACAACTTCATGCGTATCTCAATGGCGTATTCTGTCAACTCGGTGTGAACGGATGCGATATCGGTGGAACGGAGGACCATGTCCACGTCCTTTTCCTTCTCCCCGCCACAATTCTTATCGGCGAACTTATAGGACGTGTGAAGGCGAACTCGTCGCGCTGGATGCGGCAACAAGGAGTGCGGAATTTTCGATGGCAGATCGGATATGCAGGGTTCTCGGTAAGCGCGTCTGGAGTGAACAATGTTCGTCGGTACATACACAATCAAAAAGAACATCATCGAATAATGTCGTATGAGGAGGAAGTGATGCTTCTCTTCCGAGAATATGGGATCCAGTACACGAAGCGATTTTTCGAGGGTGCGGATTCTGATTATGTTTAG